Proteins encoded within one genomic window of Actinomycetes bacterium:
- a CDS encoding DNA polymerase III subunit delta' translates to MTVWDDVVGQPRAVEELSRAVASAAELVNHTGEGHAMTHAWLVTGPPGSGRSTAAVAFAAALQCVDGGCGHCHECRTAIGGTHPDVEVVRPVGLHHLTDDIRHLVRRASLSPSGGRWQVVIVEDADRLEGPDEAWRPANALLKAIEEPSPRTVWILCAPSIEDVLPTIRSRCRQIGLVTPPVEAVADYLVRRDGVDPAMASFAARAAGSHVGRARRLATDEATRLRRAEVLRVPSGLADVGSCLTAAVNLVEASQEEAAQAIAARDVAETEELAMALGQGSSKGLDGRGRAQLKELERQHKRRATRTQRDLLDLSLLDIVSFYRDVLAVQLGARVPVLNVDLEREVHALARASTPERTVQRIDSVLACREALAGNVAPLLAVEAMTLALR, encoded by the coding sequence ATGACCGTGTGGGACGACGTCGTCGGGCAGCCGCGCGCGGTCGAGGAGCTCAGCCGCGCGGTGGCCTCGGCGGCCGAGCTGGTCAACCACACCGGCGAGGGCCACGCCATGACCCACGCGTGGCTGGTCACCGGACCGCCCGGCTCGGGCCGGTCAACCGCGGCGGTGGCGTTCGCCGCCGCCCTGCAGTGCGTGGACGGCGGCTGCGGCCACTGCCACGAGTGCCGGACCGCGATCGGCGGCACCCACCCCGACGTCGAGGTGGTGCGCCCGGTGGGGCTGCACCACCTCACCGACGACATCCGGCACCTGGTGCGTCGCGCGTCGCTGTCGCCGTCCGGGGGTCGGTGGCAGGTGGTGATCGTCGAGGACGCCGACCGGTTGGAGGGCCCCGACGAGGCCTGGCGCCCGGCCAACGCGCTGCTCAAGGCGATCGAGGAGCCGTCCCCGCGCACGGTGTGGATCCTCTGCGCGCCGTCGATCGAGGACGTGCTGCCGACCATCCGGTCCCGCTGCCGTCAGATCGGGCTGGTGACACCGCCGGTCGAGGCGGTGGCCGACTACCTGGTCCGCCGCGACGGCGTCGACCCCGCGATGGCGTCGTTCGCCGCACGGGCCGCGGGCAGCCACGTGGGCCGGGCCAGGCGGCTGGCCACCGACGAGGCCACCCGGCTGCGCCGGGCCGAGGTGCTGCGGGTGCCGTCCGGGCTGGCCGACGTCGGCTCCTGCCTGACCGCGGCGGTGAACCTGGTCGAGGCCTCCCAGGAGGAGGCGGCGCAGGCCATAGCGGCGCGTGACGTCGCCGAGACCGAGGAGCTGGCCATGGCGTTGGGCCAGGGGTCCAGCAAGGGTTTGGACGGCCGCGGCCGGGCCCAGCTCAAGGAGCTCGAGCGGCAGCACAAGCGCCGGGCCACCCGCACCCAGCGGGACCTGCTGGACCTCTCGCTGCTGGACATCGTGTCCTTCTACCGCGACGTGCTGGCCGTGCAGCTGGGCGCCCGGGTGCCGGTGCTCAACGTCGACCTCGAGCGAGAGGTGCACGCGCTGGCGCGGGCCTCGACGCCCGAGCGGACCGTCCAGCGCATCGACTCGGTGCTGGCCTGCCGGGAGGCGCTGGCCGGCAACGTGGCCCCGCTGCTGGCCGTCGAGGCGATGACCCTCGCGCTGCGCTGA